The sequence ATGGAATTGTGTTGCAGGGAACTGCATATATTGACGAATCTATGCTTACCGGCGAAAGTGTTGCCGTTTTTAAACAAAAAGGTGATGTTGTTTCAGGTGGTACTATTAATACGGATGGCATTATTAAATGTAAAGTGACAGCAATTCCAGGTCACACAACTTTAGATGCTATTATCGAATTAGTAAAACAGGCACAAACAGAAAAACCTCCGGTTCAACGTTTGGCAGATAAAATCAGTGCAATTTTTGTTCCGGTGGTATTAAGTTTAGCAGCGCTTACTTTTTTACTTTCTTATTTTGTTTTTGATATTGCTTTAGATAAATCATTTTTAAATAGTATTGCAGTTTTAGTTATTGCATGTCCTTGTGCTATGGGTCTTGCAACACCAACCGCAATTATGGTTGGGCTAGGTCGCTCTGCTGCAAATGGCATTTTAATTAAAGGCGCAACTACTGCTGAACAATTTGCCAAAACAAAAATTGTAGTGTTCGATAAAACAGGAACATTAACTACCGGTGAATTTACCGTGGATAATTTTACAGCAATTAATATGTTGGAAGAAGAAGCGAAAGCAATCATTTTTACTTTAGAATCACATTCATCGCATCCAATTGCTGTTTCACTGGTGAAAATATTTGCAGGGAATAAAAATGTTACACTCAACAATATTACTGAGGTTAAGGGTAAAGGTATGTTTGGAGAAGATAGTGCAGCTAATAAATATAGTTTAGTTAATGCAGCAAATTTGCAGAATGCAGAAGGTTTTGATTTGGTGCTGACAAAAAACGAAAAGATAGTTGCCGGATTTAACATTCAGGATGAAATTAAACCCGGTGCTCAGGCTGTTATTAATTATTTCAAAAGCAAAAACATTAAAACAATTGTTTTAAGTGGCGATAAAGTACAAAAAGTGCAATCGCTGGCAACTGCTTTAAACATGGATAATTATTATGCGAATTATAACCCTGAAAAAAAATTAAAATTAATTGATGAATTAAAATCTCAGGGCATTGTAACTATGGTTGGTGATGGTATTAATGATTCACCTGCTTTAGAGCATGCAGATGTTGGAATATCAATGAGTAATGCAACACAAATTGCTATTAATTCTGCTCAGATAATTTTATTGAATGGTCAGTTTGATAAATTAATTACTGCCCATCAACTCAGCATAAAAACATTGAAAACGATTAAACAAAATTTATTCTGGGCATTTTTTTATAACATAATCGCAATTCCAATTGCAGCAGTCGGTTTGCTTAGTCCAATGATTGCTGCACTTTCTATGGCCTTTTCTGATGTATTT comes from Bacteroidota bacterium and encodes:
- the cadA gene encoding cadmium-translocating P-type ATPase, translating into MQKAYEKIALQVEGMTCSNCALGISRFLEQKGLEDVYVNFATGEVQFGKSEQQQLAELVAGIQSLGYKVVSETHAANQIKPKRTPTEQKLLLTIPFTAVLLLSMIPGLSFLHDARVQFILCLPVYLIGFFHFGKSALGSIRTGIMNMDVLIFTGSTAAFGYSVYGLLADAGMQFLFFETAATIITLVLLGNVIEHRSVKQTTTAIAALKKLQPETAKRVHFDLIAGSDHVDEIPASQLLKNDVILVNTGDRIPADGIVLQGTAYIDESMLTGESVAVFKQKGDVVSGGTINTDGIIKCKVTAIPGHTTLDAIIELVKQAQTEKPPVQRLADKISAIFVPVVLSLAALTFLLSYFVFDIALDKSFLNSIAVLVIACPCAMGLATPTAIMVGLGRSAANGILIKGATTAEQFAKTKIVVFDKTGTLTTGEFTVDNFTAINMLEEEAKAIIFTLESHSSHPIAVSLVKIFAGNKNVTLNNITEVKGKGMFGEDSAANKYSLVNAANLQNAEGFDLVLTKNEKIVAGFNIQDEIKPGAQAVINYFKSKNIKTIVLSGDKVQKVQSLATALNMDNYYANYNPEKKLKLIDELKSQGIVTMVGDGINDSPALEHADVGISMSNATQIAINSAQIILLNGQFDKLITAHQLSIKTLKTIKQNLFWAFFYNIIAIPIAAVGLLSPMIAALSMAFSDVFVIGNSILLKTKKLQ